The following proteins come from a genomic window of Methanosarcina sp. MTP4:
- a CDS encoding hydrogenase maturation protease, translated as MSILNAPVRILGCGSPFMGDDAVGLKVVEALKKTELEGLDGLEVEDAGVCGLDLLSLLDGARKVIIVDAILTGARAGTIHRLSGLDLIAGTAPHDIISVHDMTISDVLKIGEQVQELPEIVVFGIEIGKQATEITMEMSPDVLEAVNEAVRLIREEVSDQF; from the coding sequence ATGTCTATATTAAATGCTCCGGTCCGAATCCTGGGCTGCGGAAGCCCTTTCATGGGAGATGACGCCGTCGGCCTGAAGGTTGTTGAAGCCCTTAAAAAAACGGAACTTGAAGGGCTTGACGGCCTTGAAGTAGAAGACGCTGGCGTTTGCGGCCTGGACCTTTTAAGCCTGCTGGATGGCGCCCGGAAAGTCATAATTGTTGACGCGATCCTGACCGGCGCCCGGGCAGGTACCATTCACCGGCTTTCCGGCTTGGACCTGATAGCAGGCACTGCACCCCACGACATCATTTCGGTACACGACATGACCATATCCGATGTCCTGAAGATAGGGGAACAGGTGCAGGAACTTCCGGAAATCGTGGTCTTCGGCATAGAAATAGGAAAACAGGCTACGGAAATTACAATGGAAATGAGCCCTGATGTGCTTGAAGCCGTAAACGAGGCAGTCCGGTTGATCAGGGAAGAAGTTTCTGATCAGTTTTGA
- a CDS encoding cytochrome b, whose amino-acid sequence MRGKNNPMVVERYTVLDRVAHTTHAFAMVVLILTGLKIYMGWDFMSFHNARALHMIMVPVLLAVNWILIPYNIFSASEGGVQAKMEHFMDTYIFSLEDAMRLKAIMLNFFGKGDYPAFTIYDEVEGHYKTKLHPLMKILIVLEGTAILVIAVSGIVLYKLDWVLFGLPVGSWILSAGDLMAPFLGMSSLQLMRAIHLLMTYWFVFELVVHIGILEFDPHVWKYYRAIFWSGKENLADRHFVDIVGHEPRNNVPDRELVWHDSSEKVLDAAKE is encoded by the coding sequence ATGAGAGGCAAAAACAACCCTATGGTTGTTGAGCGCTACACGGTACTCGACAGGGTGGCTCACACCACCCATGCTTTTGCAATGGTAGTGCTTATCCTGACAGGGTTAAAAATCTATATGGGCTGGGACTTCATGAGCTTCCACAACGCCAGAGCTCTTCATATGATCATGGTTCCGGTTCTCCTTGCGGTGAACTGGATTCTGATCCCTTACAACATCTTCTCTGCAAGTGAGGGCGGAGTTCAGGCAAAAATGGAACATTTCATGGACACGTATATCTTCAGCCTTGAAGATGCAATGCGCCTGAAAGCAATAATGTTAAATTTCTTCGGGAAGGGTGACTACCCGGCATTTACCATCTATGATGAGGTCGAGGGGCACTACAAGACAAAGCTTCACCCCTTGATGAAGATCCTTATCGTGCTGGAAGGTACTGCTATCCTGGTCATTGCAGTTTCGGGAATTGTCCTGTACAAGCTTGACTGGGTTCTTTTCGGGCTTCCCGTGGGCTCCTGGATCCTTTCGGCAGGGGACCTGATGGCACCTTTCTTAGGTATGTCTTCCCTGCAGTTAATGAGGGCGATTCACCTGCTCATGACCTACTGGTTCGTCTTTGAACTGGTGGTGCACATCGGGATCCTGGAATTCGACCCCCATGTCTGGAAGTACTACAGGGCAATTTTCTGGTCAGGAAAGGAAAACCTTGCAGATAGGCACTTCGTTGATATCGTGGGCCATGAACCGAGGAACAACGTGCCTGACAGAGAGCTTGTCTGGCACGATTCATCCGAAAAAGTCCTGGATGCCGCAAAAGAGTAG